A stretch of Enterobacter cloacae complex sp. ECNIH7 DNA encodes these proteins:
- the lsrK gene encoding autoinducer-2 kinase codes for MSYLLALDAGTGSVRAVIFDLQGNQIAVGQAEWKHLSVENVPGSMEFDLETNWLLACRCIHQALERARLSAADIKSVACCSMREGIVLYDRNGEAIWACANVDARASREVAELKEIHDDRFESEVYEVSGQTLALSAMPRLLWLAHHRPDIYRKAATITMISDWLAAKLSGELAVDPSNAGTTGMLDLFSRDWRPALLDMAGLRADILSPVKETGTVLGAITKEAAQQSGLREGTPVVMGGGDVQLGCLGLGVVRAGQTAVLGGTFWQQVVNLPQVRTDPDMNIRVNPHVIPGMAQAESISFFTGLTMRWFRDAFCAEEKLIAERMGMDTYSLLEEMASRVPAGSHGVMPIFSDAMHFKQWYHAAPSFINLSIDPEKCNKATLFRALEENAAIVSACNLAQISRFSGVTFESLVFAGGGAKGALWSQILSDVTGLPVRVPEVKEATALGCAIAAGAGAGLFADMASTGERLVKWSREFTPNPQHRELYDGMMQKWQAVYADQLGLVDSGLTTSMWQAPGLVRTSPSPRPSP; via the coding sequence ATGAGTTACCTTTTAGCGTTAGATGCAGGGACAGGCAGCGTTCGCGCCGTTATTTTCGATTTACAGGGCAACCAGATTGCCGTCGGCCAGGCCGAGTGGAAGCACCTGAGCGTGGAGAACGTGCCGGGATCGATGGAGTTCGACCTCGAGACCAACTGGCTGCTGGCCTGCCGGTGCATTCATCAGGCGCTGGAACGTGCGCGCCTGAGCGCGGCGGATATTAAGTCTGTCGCCTGCTGCTCCATGCGCGAAGGGATCGTGCTGTATGACCGCAACGGCGAGGCCATCTGGGCCTGCGCCAACGTCGACGCCCGCGCCAGCCGCGAGGTGGCCGAACTCAAAGAGATCCACGACGATCGTTTTGAATCCGAGGTGTATGAGGTTTCCGGCCAGACGCTGGCGCTGAGCGCCATGCCGCGCCTGCTGTGGCTGGCGCACCATCGCCCGGATATTTACCGCAAGGCCGCGACCATCACCATGATCAGCGACTGGCTGGCGGCGAAGCTCTCCGGCGAGCTGGCGGTCGACCCGTCTAACGCGGGCACCACCGGCATGCTGGATCTCTTCTCCCGCGACTGGCGTCCGGCGCTGCTCGACATGGCCGGGCTGCGCGCCGATATCCTCTCCCCGGTGAAAGAGACCGGCACCGTGCTGGGCGCGATTACCAAAGAGGCCGCGCAGCAGAGCGGTCTGCGCGAAGGCACGCCGGTGGTGATGGGCGGCGGCGACGTGCAGTTGGGCTGTCTGGGGCTGGGCGTGGTCCGCGCGGGCCAGACAGCGGTACTGGGCGGTACCTTCTGGCAGCAGGTGGTCAATCTGCCGCAGGTGCGCACCGACCCCGACATGAACATCCGCGTGAACCCACACGTTATTCCCGGTATGGCGCAGGCGGAGTCGATCAGCTTCTTCACCGGGCTGACCATGCGCTGGTTCCGCGACGCATTCTGCGCCGAGGAAAAGCTGATTGCCGAGCGGATGGGGATGGACACCTATTCCCTGCTGGAAGAGATGGCGAGCCGCGTGCCGGCGGGCTCCCACGGGGTGATGCCGATCTTCTCCGACGCGATGCATTTCAAGCAGTGGTACCACGCCGCGCCGTCGTTTATTAACCTCTCCATCGACCCGGAAAAGTGCAACAAAGCGACGCTATTCCGCGCCCTGGAGGAGAACGCGGCGATTGTCTCGGCCTGCAACCTGGCGCAGATTTCGCGCTTCTCCGGCGTGACGTTTGAAAGCCTGGTGTTTGCGGGCGGCGGGGCTAAGGGCGCCCTGTGGAGTCAGATTTTAAGCGACGTCACCGGGCTGCCGGTGCGCGTGCCGGAAGTGAAAGAGGCAACGGCGCTCGGCTGCGCGATTGCCGCCGGCGCGGGCGCGGGGCTGTTTGCCGATATGGCCTCGACGGGCGAGCGGCTGGTGAAGTGGAGCCGCGAGTTCACGCCGAACCCGCAGCACCGCGAGCTGTACGACGGCATGATGCAGAAATGGCAGGCAGTGTACGCGGACCAGCTCGGGCTGGTGGACAGCGGGCTGACGACGTCGATGTGGCAGGCCCCGGGGCTGGTGCGGACATCCCCCTCACCCCGGCCCTCTCCCTAA
- a CDS encoding NADPH-dependent 2,4-dienoyl-CoA reductase yields MSRYPSLFAPLDLGFTTLKNRVLMGSMHTGLEEHPDGAERLAAFYAERARHGVALIVTGGVAPAPSGVGMEGGAVLNDASQLPHHRIVTDAVHREGGKIALQILHTGRYSYQPNLVAPSAIQAPINRFKPHALSHDEILALIDDFARCAALAREAGYDGVEVMGSEGYLINEFLAARTNQRDDEWGGDYARRMRFAVEVVRAVRERAGADFIIVFRLSMLDLVEGGGTFDETVQLAQAIEAAGATIINTGIGWHEARIPTIATPVPRAAFSWVTRKLKGKVSVPLVTTNRINDPQVADDVISRGDADMVSMARPFLADAELLSKAQSGRADEINTCIGCNQACLDQIFVGKVTSCLVNPRACHETKMPIVAAVSKKRLAVVGAGPAGLAFAVNAASRGHSVTLFDALAEIGGQFNIAKQIPGKEEFYETLRYYRRMIELTGVDLRLNQFVSAADLIGFDEVILASGIVPRTPAIEGIDHPKVLSYLDVLRDKTPVGEKVAIIGCGGIGFDTAMYLSQPGEATSQNIAEFCVEWGIDTSLNQSGGLRPEGPQLPKSPRQIVMLQRKASKPGEGLGKTTGWIHRATLLSRGVKMIPAVSYQKIDDEGLHVTIGGEPQLLRVDHVILCAGQEPKRDLADPLREAGKTVHLIGGCDVAMELDARRAIAQGTKLALAI; encoded by the coding sequence ATGAGCCGCTACCCGTCGTTATTCGCCCCTCTCGATCTGGGGTTCACCACACTCAAAAACCGCGTGTTGATGGGCTCGATGCACACCGGGCTGGAGGAGCATCCGGACGGGGCCGAGCGTCTGGCAGCCTTCTATGCCGAGCGCGCCCGCCACGGTGTGGCGCTGATAGTCACCGGCGGCGTGGCCCCTGCCCCTTCCGGCGTGGGCATGGAGGGCGGCGCGGTCCTGAACGATGCGTCACAGCTGCCGCACCACCGCATTGTGACCGACGCGGTACACCGCGAGGGCGGTAAAATCGCCCTGCAAATCCTGCACACCGGACGCTACAGCTATCAGCCGAACCTGGTCGCGCCGTCGGCTATTCAGGCGCCAATCAACCGCTTTAAACCTCACGCCCTCAGCCACGATGAGATCCTGGCGCTGATCGACGACTTTGCCCGCTGCGCGGCGCTGGCCCGCGAGGCGGGCTACGACGGCGTTGAGGTGATGGGCTCAGAAGGCTACCTGATTAACGAGTTCCTCGCGGCCCGCACCAACCAGCGCGACGACGAATGGGGCGGCGACTATGCCCGCCGGATGCGCTTTGCCGTGGAGGTGGTGCGCGCGGTGCGCGAACGTGCGGGCGCAGACTTTATTATCGTCTTCCGCCTGTCGATGCTCGACCTGGTGGAAGGCGGCGGCACGTTCGACGAAACCGTGCAGCTGGCGCAGGCGATTGAAGCCGCAGGTGCCACGATTATCAACACCGGCATCGGCTGGCACGAGGCGCGCATCCCGACTATCGCCACGCCGGTGCCGCGCGCGGCGTTCAGCTGGGTAACACGGAAACTGAAAGGCAAAGTCTCTGTTCCGCTGGTCACCACCAACCGCATTAACGATCCGCAGGTGGCGGACGATGTGATTTCGCGAGGCGACGCCGATATGGTGTCGATGGCGCGCCCGTTCCTGGCGGATGCCGAACTGCTCTCCAAAGCGCAAAGCGGCCGTGCGGATGAGATCAACACCTGCATCGGCTGTAACCAGGCCTGTCTGGATCAGATCTTCGTCGGCAAGGTCACCTCTTGCCTGGTTAACCCGCGCGCCTGCCATGAAACCAAAATGCCGATCGTTGCGGCGGTCAGTAAAAAACGCCTGGCCGTGGTGGGCGCAGGCCCGGCGGGGCTGGCGTTTGCGGTGAATGCCGCCTCGCGCGGGCACAGCGTGACGCTGTTTGATGCGCTGGCGGAGATTGGCGGGCAGTTTAATATCGCCAAACAGATCCCCGGCAAAGAGGAGTTCTATGAAACGCTGCGCTACTACCGCCGGATGATCGAGCTGACGGGCGTCGATCTGCGGCTTAACCAGTTTGTCAGCGCCGCGGATCTGATCGGTTTCGACGAGGTGATCCTGGCGAGCGGGATCGTGCCGCGCACGCCGGCGATCGAGGGTATCGATCATCCGAAGGTGTTGAGCTATCTGGATGTATTGCGTGACAAAACGCCGGTCGGCGAGAAGGTGGCGATTATCGGCTGCGGCGGGATCGGCTTTGATACCGCCATGTACTTAAGCCAGCCGGGCGAGGCTACCAGCCAGAACATTGCCGAGTTTTGCGTGGAATGGGGCATCGACACCAGCCTGAACCAGTCCGGCGGGCTGCGCCCGGAAGGGCCGCAGCTGCCGAAAAGCCCGCGCCAGATCGTGATGCTGCAGCGCAAGGCCAGCAAACCGGGCGAAGGGCTGGGCAAAACCACGGGATGGATCCACCGCGCCACCCTGCTCTCTCGCGGGGTGAAGATGATCCCGGCGGTAAGCTATCAGAAGATCGACGACGAGGGTCTGCACGTCACGATCGGCGGCGAGCCGCAGTTGTTACGTGTGGATCATGTGATTTTATGCGCCGGGCAGGAGCCGAAGCGCGATCTGGCCGATCCGCTGCGCGAAGCCGGTAAAACGGTGCATTTGATTGGCGGGTGCGACGTGGCGATGGAGCTGGACGCGCGGCGGGCGATTGCGCAGGGGACGAAGTTGGCTCTGGCGATCTAG